In a genomic window of Zonotrichia albicollis isolate bZonAlb1 chromosome 7, bZonAlb1.hap1, whole genome shotgun sequence:
- the IFIT5 gene encoding interferon-induced protein with tetratricopeptide repeats 5, giving the protein MSTISKDSLKTSLLQLECHFTWGLLKEHVSLEALEETTLDHIKFLAKYEIRDYNLLSYVKYLKNSNEEALRSLKKAEEAIQKRHPDEIDRKSLVTWGNYAWIYYHMQRYEEAQTYVSKVENSCKKLSSSADGKIELPEIYAEQGWALLRFGRAYFERAVNCFENALRSEPNNSDLNAGYATAMYRLEGDARWYGGERRPCLEALKRAVALNPMDTSIMALLALELQRLHRANEGERYIEEGLQKTPDFPVFLRHAANFYRKEKKVNKALEILKKALALTPKSVVLHHQLGLCYRSKVLQLKKTRYPRREEMENLMELAIFHFKTAIDKKPVFFSAYSDLAKTYAIDKRYEEAEETFQKVLQRNDLACDEKQDIYFNYGHFQQFDVKSESKAIKYYIECLKLEMDSYPRKRSSEAVETLLKQKIESGLGDATDIGTLGLVHKLNGKKQEAIECYEEAIALDPNNEEYLNALTELRLSISS; this is encoded by the exons atGAG TACCATTTCCAAGGATTCCTTGAAGACTTCCCTATTGCAGTTAGAATGTCATTTTACATGGGGTTTGCTGAAGGAGCATGTAAGTCTTGAGGCCCTAGAGGAAACAACACTTGATCATATCAAGTTTTTGGCAAAATATGAGATTAGAGATTATAATTTACTCTCCTATGTAAAATACCTAAAGAATTCAAATGAGGAAGCCCTGAGAAGTCTCAAAAAAGCTGAAGAAGCTATTCAAAAACGTCATCCAGATGAAATTGACAGGAAAAGTCTTGTTACCTGGGGGAACTATGCCTGGATCTATTACCACATGCAGAGATATGAAGAAGCTCAAACTTATGtaagcaaagtggaaaacagcTGCAAAAAGCTTTCAAGTTCTGCTGATGGGAAGATTGAGCTTCCAGAGATCTACGCTGAGCAAGGATGGGCATTATTGCGGTTTGGGAGGGCTTACTTTGAGAGGGCAGTGAATTGCTTTGAAAATGCTCTGAGGAGTGAGCCCAATAACTCAGATCTTAATGCTGGCTATGCAACAGCAATGTATCGCTTGGAAGGCGACGCTCGGTGGTATGGTGGGGAGAGGAGGCCATGCCTCGAGGCCCTGAAGCGGGCAGTGGCACTGAACCCAATGGACACTTCCATTATGGCATTGCTTGCATTAGAGCTTCAGCGATTACATCGAGCTAATGAAGGGGAGAGGTACATTGAAGAAGGACTGCAGAAAACCCCTGactttcctgttttcctgcGACATGCTGCTaatttttacagaaaggaaaaaaaagtgaacaaGGCACTGGAGATTTTGAAGAAGGCCCTAGCACTGACGCCAAAGTCTGTCGTTCTGCATCACCAACTAGGACTCTGCTACAGATCCAAGGTACTTCAGCTGAAAAAGACAAGATACCCACGtagagaggaaatggagaatCTCATGGAGcttgccatttttcattttaaaacagcGATTGACAAAAAGCcagtatttttttctgcctATAGTGACCTAGCAAAGACATATGCAATAGACAAGAGGTatgaagaagcagaagagacgtTTCAGAAAGTGCTTCAGAGAAATGATCTAGCCTGTGATGAAAAACAAGACATCTACTTCAATTATGGCCATTTTCAGCAATTTGACGTGAAATCAGAATCAAAAGCCATTAAATATTACATAGAATGTCTGAAACTGGAAATGGATTCCTATCCAAGAAAAAGGTCCAGTGAAGCTGTGGAGACATTATTGAAACAGAAAATTGAGAGTGGTTTAGGAGATGCCACCGATATTGGTACACTTGGACTCGTTCATAAACTAAATGGTAAGAAACAAGAAGCAATTGAATGCTATGAGGAAGCCATTGCTTTGGATCCTAACAATGAAGAATATCTGAATGCATTAACTGAGCTACGACTTTCCATTTCAAGCTAA